In Pseudomonas sp. GCEP-101, one DNA window encodes the following:
- a CDS encoding muconate cycloisomerase family protein yields the protein MSSPVIERIESIIVDLPTIRPHKLAMHTMQQQTLVIIRLRCSDGVEGIGEATTIGGLAYGNESPESIKANLDAHFAPLLTGQDASNINACMQCLDKAIKGNTFARSGIESALLDAQGKRLGLPVSELLGGRVRDSLEVAWTLASGDTARDIAEAEQMLDIRRHRIFKLKIGANPLEQDLKHVVAIKQALGERASVRVDVNQGWDESQAIRGCQVLGENGIDLIEQPISRINRSGQVRLNQRSPAPIMADESIESVADAFSLAADGAASIFALKIAKNGGPRAVLRTAQIAEAAGIALYGGTMLEGAVGTLASAHAFLTLEKLTWATELFGPLLLTEEIVTQAPVYRDFQLHVPRTPGLGLTLDEERLARFRRP from the coding sequence ATGAGTAGCCCCGTCATCGAACGCATCGAGTCGATCATCGTCGACCTGCCGACCATCCGCCCGCACAAGCTGGCCATGCACACCATGCAGCAGCAGACGCTGGTGATCATCCGCCTGCGCTGCTCCGACGGCGTCGAGGGCATCGGCGAAGCGACCACCATCGGCGGCCTGGCCTACGGCAACGAGAGCCCGGAAAGCATCAAGGCCAACCTCGACGCGCACTTCGCGCCGCTGCTCACGGGCCAGGACGCCAGCAACATCAACGCCTGCATGCAGTGCCTGGACAAGGCGATCAAGGGCAACACCTTCGCCCGCTCCGGCATCGAGAGCGCACTGCTGGACGCCCAGGGCAAGCGCCTCGGCCTGCCGGTCAGCGAGCTGCTCGGCGGCCGCGTGCGCGACAGCCTGGAGGTGGCCTGGACCCTGGCCTCCGGCGACACCGCCCGCGACATTGCCGAAGCCGAGCAGATGCTCGACATCCGCCGCCACCGCATCTTCAAGCTGAAGATCGGCGCCAACCCGCTGGAGCAGGACCTCAAGCATGTGGTGGCGATCAAGCAGGCCCTCGGCGAGCGCGCCAGCGTGCGCGTGGACGTCAACCAGGGCTGGGACGAGTCCCAGGCCATCCGCGGCTGCCAGGTGCTCGGCGAGAACGGCATCGACCTCATCGAACAGCCCATCTCGCGGATCAACCGCAGCGGCCAGGTGCGTCTGAACCAGCGCAGCCCGGCGCCGATCATGGCCGACGAGTCCATCGAGAGCGTGGCCGACGCCTTCAGCCTCGCCGCTGACGGCGCGGCCAGCATCTTCGCCCTGAAGATCGCCAAGAACGGCGGCCCGCGCGCCGTGCTGCGCACCGCGCAGATCGCCGAAGCCGCCGGCATCGCGCTGTACGGCGGGACCATGCTCGAAGGCGCGGTCGGCACCCTGGCCTCGGCCCACGCCTTCCTCACCCTGGAGAAGCTGACCTGGGCCACCGAACTGTTCGGCCCGCTGCTGCTCACCGAGGAAATCGTCACCCAGGCGCCGGTCTACCGCGACTTCCAGCTGCACGTGCCGCGCACGCCCGGCCTGGGTCTGACGCTCGACGAGGAGCGCCTGGCGCGCTTCCGCCGCCCCTGA
- the catC gene encoding muconolactone Delta-isomerase → MLFHVKMTVKLPVDMDPARAAQLKADEKELAQRLQREGKWRHLWRIAGHYANYSVFDLASVEELHDTLMQLPLFPYMDIEVDGLCRHPSSIHADDR, encoded by the coding sequence ATGCTGTTCCACGTGAAGATGACCGTGAAATTGCCCGTCGACATGGACCCGGCCAGGGCCGCCCAGCTCAAGGCCGACGAGAAGGAACTGGCCCAGCGCCTGCAGCGCGAGGGCAAGTGGCGCCACCTGTGGCGCATCGCCGGGCATTACGCCAACTACAGCGTGTTCGACCTCGCCAGCGTCGAGGAACTGCACGACACCCTGATGCAGCTGCCGCTGTTCCCCTACATGGACATCGAGGTCGACGGGCTCTGCCGCCATCCGTCCTCGATCCATGCCGACGACCGCTGA
- the catA gene encoding catechol 1,2-dioxygenase, with translation MTVKISQTADIQKFFEEASGALNDAGNPRVKNLVLRILQDTARLIEDMNVTPDEFWKAVDYLNRLGARQEAGLVVAGLGIEHYLDLLLDAQDAAAGIGGGTPRTIEGPLYVAGAPLSEGEARMDDGKDPGTVMFLSGRVFDPEGQPLAGAVVDLWHANTQGTYSYFDSTQSEFNLRRRIVTDAEGRYKARSIVPSGYGCPPDGPTQELLNQLGRHGQRPAHIHFFISAPGHRHLTTQINLAGDQYLWDDFAYATRDGLIGEVRFIEDAAAAQARGVEGRFAEIEFDFQLQQAVSADAEDRSNRPRALQQA, from the coding sequence ATGACCGTGAAGATTTCCCAGACTGCCGACATCCAGAAGTTCTTCGAAGAAGCCAGCGGCGCCCTGAACGATGCGGGCAACCCGCGCGTGAAGAACCTCGTCCTGCGCATCCTGCAGGACACCGCCAGGCTGATCGAAGACATGAACGTCACCCCCGACGAATTCTGGAAGGCGGTGGACTATCTCAACCGCCTCGGCGCGCGCCAGGAGGCCGGGCTGGTGGTCGCGGGCCTGGGCATCGAGCACTACCTCGACCTGCTGCTGGACGCCCAGGACGCGGCGGCCGGCATCGGCGGCGGCACCCCGCGCACCATCGAAGGCCCGCTGTACGTGGCCGGCGCACCGCTGTCCGAAGGCGAAGCGCGAATGGACGACGGCAAGGACCCGGGCACCGTGATGTTCCTCTCCGGCCGCGTGTTCGACCCCGAAGGCCAGCCGCTGGCTGGCGCGGTAGTCGACCTGTGGCACGCCAACACCCAGGGCACGTACTCGTACTTCGACAGCACCCAGTCCGAGTTCAACCTGCGCCGCCGCATCGTTACGGATGCCGAGGGCCGCTACAAGGCGCGCAGCATCGTGCCCAGCGGCTACGGCTGCCCGCCGGACGGCCCGACCCAGGAACTGCTGAACCAGCTCGGCCGCCACGGTCAGCGCCCGGCGCACATCCACTTCTTCATCTCCGCGCCGGGGCATCGCCACCTGACCACGCAGATCAACCTGGCCGGTGACCAATACCTGTGGGACGACTTCGCCTACGCGACCCGCGACGGGCTGATCGGCGAGGTGCGTTTCATCGAGGACGCAGCCGCCGCCCAGGCGCGCGGCGTGGAAGGGCGCTTTGCCGAGATCGAGTTCGACTTCCAGCTGCAGCAGGCGGTTTCCGCCGACGCCGAAGACCGCAGCAACCGTCCCCGCGCGTTGCAGCAGGCCTGA
- a CDS encoding CoA transferase subunit A encodes MAELLTLREAVERFVNDGDTVALEGFTHLIPTAASHELIRQGKKDLHLVRMTPDLVYDLLIGAGCVRKLTFSWGGNPGVGSLHRLRDAVEKGWPRALEIDEHSHADLANSYVAGASGLPFAVLRAYAGSDLPKVNPNIKFINCPFTGEQLAAVPSVRPDVTVIHAQKADRKGNVLLWGILGVQKEAALAAKRCIVTVEEIVDDLNAPMNACVLPTWALSAVCLVPGGSHPSYAHGYSERDNRFYQAWDPIARDRDTFNAWIDTYIRGTKDFAEFRSKLAEAK; translated from the coding sequence ATGGCTGAACTCCTGACTCTCCGCGAAGCGGTCGAGCGCTTCGTCAACGACGGCGACACCGTCGCGCTCGAAGGCTTCACCCACCTGATCCCGACCGCTGCCTCCCACGAGCTGATCCGCCAGGGCAAGAAAGACCTGCACCTGGTGCGCATGACCCCCGACCTGGTCTACGACCTGCTGATCGGTGCCGGCTGCGTGCGCAAGCTGACCTTCTCCTGGGGCGGCAACCCCGGCGTCGGTTCGCTGCATCGTCTGCGTGACGCAGTGGAGAAGGGCTGGCCGCGCGCGCTGGAGATCGATGAACACAGCCATGCCGACCTCGCCAACTCCTACGTCGCCGGTGCCTCTGGCCTGCCGTTCGCCGTGCTGCGCGCCTATGCCGGTTCCGACCTGCCGAAGGTCAACCCGAACATCAAGTTCATCAACTGCCCGTTCACCGGCGAGCAACTGGCCGCCGTGCCCTCGGTACGCCCGGACGTCACCGTGATCCACGCGCAGAAGGCCGACCGCAAGGGCAACGTGCTGCTGTGGGGCATCCTCGGCGTGCAGAAGGAAGCCGCCCTGGCCGCCAAGCGCTGCATCGTCACCGTGGAAGAAATCGTCGACGACCTGAACGCGCCGATGAACGCCTGCGTCCTGCCGACCTGGGCGCTGTCCGCCGTCTGCCTGGTGCCCGGCGGTTCGCACCCGTCCTACGCCCACGGCTACTCCGAACGCGACAACCGCTTCTACCAGGCCTGGGACCCGATCGCCCGCGACCGCGACACCTTCAACGCCTGGATCGACACCTACATCCGTGGCACCAAGGATTTTGCAGAGTTCCGTTCCAAACTCGCGGAGGCCAAGTAA
- a CDS encoding CoA-transferase subunit beta, whose translation MSAYSTNEMMTVAAARRLKNGAVCFVGIGLPSKAANLARLTASPDVVLIYESGPIGAKPSVLPLSIGDGELAETADTVVPTGEIFRYWLQGGRIDVGFLGAAQVDRFGNINTTVIGDYHSPKVRLPGAGGAPEIAGSAKEVLIILKQSHRTFVDKLAFITSVGFGEGGDHRQQLGLPGKGPVAIITDLCIMEPEAGSNEFIVTSLHPGVTREQVIENTGWAIRFAEQVGETVAPTDVELEALRALEARTAAAHGQLGGEE comes from the coding sequence ATGAGCGCCTACAGCACCAATGAAATGATGACCGTGGCCGCCGCCCGCCGCCTGAAGAACGGCGCCGTCTGCTTCGTCGGCATCGGCCTGCCGTCCAAGGCCGCCAACCTGGCGCGCCTGACCGCCTCGCCGGACGTGGTCCTGATCTACGAATCCGGCCCCATCGGCGCCAAGCCCAGCGTGCTGCCGCTGTCCATCGGTGATGGCGAACTGGCCGAAACCGCCGACACCGTGGTGCCCACCGGCGAGATCTTCCGCTACTGGCTGCAGGGCGGACGCATCGACGTCGGCTTCCTCGGCGCCGCCCAGGTCGACCGCTTCGGCAACATCAACACCACCGTCATCGGCGACTACCACTCGCCGAAAGTGCGCCTGCCCGGCGCCGGCGGCGCGCCGGAGATCGCCGGTTCCGCCAAGGAAGTGCTGATCATCCTCAAGCAGTCGCACCGCACCTTCGTCGACAAGCTGGCCTTCATCACCTCCGTCGGCTTCGGCGAGGGCGGCGACCATCGCCAGCAGCTCGGCCTGCCGGGCAAGGGCCCGGTGGCGATCATCACCGACCTGTGCATCATGGAGCCGGAAGCCGGCAGCAACGAATTCATCGTCACCTCGCTGCACCCGGGCGTGACCCGCGAGCAGGTGATCGAGAATACCGGCTGGGCGATCCGCTTCGCCGAGCAGGTGGGCGAAACCGTCGCGCCGACCGACGTGGAGCTGGAAGCCCTGCGCGCCCTCGAAGCCCGCACCGCCGCCGCCCACGGCCAGCTGGGAGGTGAGGAATGA
- the pcaF gene encoding 3-oxoadipyl-CoA thiolase, whose amino-acid sequence MSREVFICDAVRTPIGRFGGALSGVRADDLAAVPVKALVDRNPQVDWAALDEVYLGCANQAGEDNRNVARMALLLAGLPDSVPGVTLNRLCASGLDAVGTAFRAIASGEAELVIAGGVESMSRAPYVMGKADSAFGRGQKIEDTTIGWRFINPLMKAQYGVDAMPQTADNVADDYHVSRADQDAFSLRSQQRAGVAQASGYFAEEIVPVVIKGRKGETVVDTDEHPRPDTTLEALAKLKPVNGEGKTVTAGNASGVNDGAVALILASAEAVKKHGLTPRAKVLGMASAGVAPRVMGIGPVPAVRKLLERLNLSVDQFDVIELNEAFAAQGLAVTRELGIADDDARVNPNGGAIALGHPLGASGARLVLTAVHQLQKSGGKLGLCTMCVGVGQGVALVVERV is encoded by the coding sequence ATGAGCCGCGAGGTCTTCATCTGCGACGCCGTGCGCACGCCCATCGGCCGCTTTGGCGGCGCGCTCTCCGGCGTGCGCGCCGACGACCTCGCCGCGGTGCCGGTGAAGGCGTTGGTCGATCGCAACCCGCAGGTCGACTGGGCCGCGCTGGACGAGGTGTACCTCGGCTGCGCCAACCAGGCCGGCGAGGACAACCGCAACGTCGCACGCATGGCGCTGCTGCTGGCCGGGCTGCCGGACAGCGTGCCGGGCGTCACCCTCAACCGTCTCTGCGCCTCGGGCCTGGACGCGGTGGGCACCGCCTTCCGCGCCATCGCCAGCGGCGAAGCCGAACTGGTCATCGCCGGCGGCGTGGAATCCATGTCCCGCGCGCCCTACGTGATGGGCAAGGCCGACAGCGCCTTCGGCCGCGGCCAGAAGATCGAGGACACCACCATCGGCTGGCGTTTCATCAACCCGTTGATGAAAGCCCAGTACGGCGTGGATGCCATGCCGCAGACCGCCGACAACGTGGCCGACGATTACCACGTCAGCCGCGCCGACCAGGATGCCTTCTCCCTGCGCAGCCAACAGCGTGCCGGCGTCGCCCAGGCCAGCGGTTACTTCGCCGAGGAAATCGTCCCGGTGGTGATCAAGGGTCGCAAGGGCGAGACCGTCGTGGACACCGACGAACACCCGCGCCCGGACACCACGCTGGAAGCGCTGGCCAAGCTCAAGCCGGTCAACGGCGAAGGCAAGACCGTCACCGCCGGCAACGCCTCGGGCGTCAACGACGGCGCCGTGGCGCTGATCCTCGCCAGCGCTGAAGCCGTGAAGAAACACGGCCTGACGCCGAGGGCGAAAGTGCTCGGCATGGCCAGCGCCGGCGTCGCCCCGCGGGTGATGGGCATCGGCCCGGTGCCGGCGGTGCGCAAGCTGCTGGAGCGCCTGAACCTGTCGGTAGACCAGTTCGACGTCATCGAGCTGAACGAAGCCTTCGCCGCCCAGGGCCTGGCGGTGACCCGTGAGCTCGGCATCGCCGATGACGACGCGAGGGTGAACCCCAACGGCGGTGCCATCGCCCTCGGCCACCCGCTGGGCGCCAGCGGCGCACGCCTGGTGCTGACCGCGGTACACCAGTTGCAGAAGTCCGGCGGCAAGCTCGGCCTGTGCACCATGTGCGTGGGTGTAGGGCAGGGCGTGGCGCTGGTGGTCGAGCGCGTTTGA
- a CDS encoding 3-carboxy-cis,cis-muconate cycloisomerase, whose translation MRAIFSDSGRVQGMLDFEAALARAQARVGVIPASAVAPIAAACRAELYDFEALAQAICSAGNSAIPLVKALGKRIAAEDAEAERYVHLGATSQDAMDSGLVLQLRAAIELLENDLAQLADALAVQAKAHAGTPMVGRTWLQHATPVTLGMKIAGWLGAITRHRQRLNELKPRLLCLQFGGASGSLAALGEQGFAVAEALADELHLQLPEQPWHTQRDRLVEFASLLGLIAGSLGKLGRDLSLLMQTEAGEVFEPSAPGKGGSSTMPHKRNPVGAAVLIGAATRAPGLVATLLAAMPQEHERSLGLWHAEWESLPELCCLVSGALQQALGLVPGLEVDAQRMLANLDLTRGLVLAEAVSIALAQRIGRDAAHHLVEHCCKQAVKEGAHLRAVLGANAEVAAQLNAEELDRLLDPAHYLGQARRWVERALAEHDESLR comes from the coding sequence ATGCGCGCAATCTTCAGCGACAGCGGACGGGTGCAGGGCATGCTCGACTTCGAGGCTGCGCTGGCCCGTGCGCAGGCTCGCGTCGGTGTCATCCCGGCCAGCGCCGTGGCGCCCATCGCCGCTGCCTGCCGCGCCGAACTCTACGATTTCGAGGCGCTGGCCCAGGCCATCTGCAGTGCCGGCAACTCCGCGATCCCGCTGGTGAAGGCACTGGGCAAGCGCATCGCCGCCGAGGACGCCGAGGCCGAGCGCTACGTGCACCTGGGCGCCACCAGCCAGGATGCCATGGACTCCGGCCTGGTCCTGCAACTGCGTGCCGCCATCGAGCTGCTGGAAAACGATCTCGCCCAACTGGCCGACGCGCTCGCCGTGCAGGCCAAGGCCCACGCCGGCACGCCCATGGTCGGCCGCACCTGGCTGCAACACGCGACGCCGGTCACCCTCGGCATGAAGATCGCCGGCTGGCTGGGGGCGATCACCCGCCATCGCCAGCGCCTGAACGAACTCAAGCCGCGCCTGCTGTGCCTGCAGTTCGGCGGCGCCTCCGGCAGCCTTGCCGCGCTGGGCGAACAGGGCTTTGCCGTGGCCGAAGCGCTGGCGGATGAGCTGCACCTGCAACTGCCCGAGCAACCCTGGCACACCCAGCGCGACCGCCTGGTGGAATTTGCCAGTCTGCTCGGGCTGATCGCCGGCAGCCTCGGCAAGCTCGGCCGCGATCTCAGCCTGCTGATGCAGACCGAGGCCGGCGAAGTCTTCGAGCCCTCCGCGCCGGGCAAGGGTGGTTCGTCCACCATGCCGCACAAACGCAACCCGGTGGGCGCCGCCGTGCTGATCGGCGCGGCCACCCGCGCGCCGGGCCTCGTCGCGACCCTGTTGGCCGCCATGCCCCAGGAGCACGAGCGCAGCCTCGGCCTGTGGCACGCCGAATGGGAAAGCCTGCCGGAGCTGTGCTGCCTCGTCTCCGGCGCTCTGCAACAGGCGCTGGGCCTGGTGCCGGGTCTGGAAGTGGATGCGCAGCGCATGCTCGCCAATCTCGACCTGACCCGTGGCCTGGTGCTCGCCGAAGCCGTGAGCATCGCCCTGGCCCAGCGCATCGGCCGCGACGCCGCGCACCACCTGGTGGAGCATTGCTGCAAGCAGGCGGTGAAGGAGGGCGCGCACCTGCGCGCCGTGCTCGGGGCCAACGCCGAGGTCGCTGCCCAATTGAATGCCGAGGAGCTGGATCGCCTGCTCGATCCCGCCCATTACCTGGGCCAGGCGCGCCGCTGGGTCGAGCGTGCGCTGGCCGAACACGATGAATCTTTGCGCTAG
- the pcaD gene encoding 3-oxoadipate enol-lactonase — translation MPAVRLADGDLNYQLEGPAGAPVLVLSNSLGTDLHMWDAQVAAFAVHFRVLRYDTRGHGGSLVTPGPYSIEQNGRDVLALLDALEIARAHFCGLSMGGLIGQWLGIHAPERLSRLVLCNTAAKIGTPEVWNPRIETVLSGGAEAMRNLRDASISRWFTADFAESYPGKVEPIVGMLAQTSPEGYAANCAAVRDADFRGEIGAISAPTLVVCGAADPVTTTEDGRFLQARIPGAELVEFRAAHLSNVQAGDAFSQRVLDFLRA, via the coding sequence ATGCCTGCCGTACGTCTCGCCGATGGCGACCTGAACTATCAACTGGAAGGCCCTGCCGGCGCGCCGGTGCTGGTGCTGTCCAACTCCCTGGGCACCGACCTGCACATGTGGGACGCGCAGGTCGCGGCCTTCGCCGTGCACTTCCGCGTGCTGCGTTATGACACCCGTGGCCACGGTGGCTCGCTGGTCACTCCCGGCCCGTACAGCATCGAGCAGAACGGCCGCGACGTGCTCGCCCTGCTGGATGCGCTGGAGATTGCGCGCGCGCATTTCTGCGGCCTGTCCATGGGCGGCCTGATCGGCCAGTGGCTGGGCATCCATGCGCCCGAGCGCCTCTCGCGCCTGGTGCTGTGCAACACTGCCGCGAAGATCGGCACCCCGGAAGTCTGGAACCCGCGCATCGAAACCGTGCTCAGCGGCGGTGCCGAGGCCATGCGCAACCTGCGCGATGCGTCGATCTCGCGCTGGTTCACCGCGGACTTCGCGGAGAGCTATCCGGGCAAGGTCGAGCCCATTGTCGGCATGCTGGCGCAGACCTCGCCCGAAGGTTACGCGGCCAACTGCGCGGCCGTGCGCGATGCCGATTTCCGTGGCGAGATCGGTGCGATCAGCGCGCCGACCCTGGTGGTCTGCGGCGCCGCCGATCCGGTGACTACGACTGAAGATGGCCGCTTCCTGCAGGCGCGCATTCCCGGCGCCGAACTGGTGGAGTTCCGCGCCGCGCACCTGTCCAACGTGCAGGCCGGCGATGCCTTCAGCCAACGCGTGCTGGACTTCCTGCGCGCCTGA
- the pcaC gene encoding 4-carboxymuconolactone decarboxylase produces MDEKERYEAGMQVRRAVLGDAHVDRSLQKRNAFNEEFQEMITRHAWGDIWTRPGLPRHTRSLITIAMLIGMNREGELTLHLRAARNNGVTREEIKEVLLQSAIYCGIPAANATFHLAEAVWDELGTESLGDA; encoded by the coding sequence ATGGACGAGAAAGAACGCTACGAAGCCGGCATGCAGGTGCGCCGTGCGGTGCTGGGCGATGCCCACGTCGACCGCAGCTTGCAGAAGCGCAACGCCTTCAACGAGGAGTTCCAGGAAATGATCACCCGCCACGCCTGGGGTGACATCTGGACCCGCCCGGGCCTGCCGCGCCACACCCGCAGCCTGATCACCATCGCCATGCTGATCGGCATGAACCGCGAGGGCGAGCTGACGCTGCACCTGCGCGCCGCGCGCAACAACGGCGTGACCCGCGAGGAGATCAAGGAAGTCTTGCTGCAGAGCGCGATCTACTGCGGCATCCCGGCGGCCAACGCCACCTTCCACCTCGCCGAGGCGGTGTGGGACGAGCTGGGCACCGAGTCGCTGGGCGACGCCTGA